A single region of the Triticum dicoccoides isolate Atlit2015 ecotype Zavitan chromosome 2B, WEW_v2.0, whole genome shotgun sequence genome encodes:
- the LOC119362510 gene encoding uncharacterized protein LOC119362510, with translation MACALLPAGLAAALPSPRRSAAASKGQSNQVACRDQLHWKLPLILHLISFEPHRSWSLVGRCTCSGSSTGAAMSRRSADARQLNQVACTNQLHWKLPLSESHRSWSLVGCCTCSGSSTGAAISRRSADAMHALFGVGAIEIDGDDVVTPKGGKIIVKWQGEPDHATCALLAGWRVN, from the exons ATGGCGTGCGCGCTGCTGCCTGCAGGTTTGGCCGCGGCCCTACCGTCTCctcgccggagcgccgccgcctcgaag GGACAGTCGAACCAAGTCGCGTGCAGGGACCAGCTTCACTGGAAGCTGCCTTTAATCCTACATCTGATTTCATTTG AGCCCCACAGATCCTGGAGCCTTGTTGGCCGCTGCACATGTTCAGGTTCGTCGACAGGAGCAGCTATGTCAAGGAGATCTGCAGATGCT AGACAGCTGAATCAGGTCGCGTGCACGAACCAGCTTCACTGGAAGCTGCCTTTAAGTG AATCCCACAGATCCTGGAGCCTTGTTGGCTGCTGCACATGTTCAGGTTCGTCGACAGGAGCAGCTATTTCAAGGAGATCTGCAGATGCT ATGCACGCATTGTTTGGTGTTGGTGCCATTGAGATTGATGGTGACGATGTTGTTACTCCAAAAGGTGGCAAGATTATCGTAAAATGGCAAGGCGAGCCAGATCATGCAACTTGTGCTTTGCTTGCTGGCTGGCGAGTGAACTAG